Within the Candidatus Saccharibacteria bacterium oral taxon 488 genome, the region TCCGGACAATATCAAAAAGGCCAAAGAGCTCTGGGTCAACACCGCCATCGGCCTCATCATATTCGCGTTTTTTGTAGCCATCACTAATTTCCTGATTCCTGGGGGGGTGTTCTGATGAAGCATATTGTGATCGCGCTGGGGCTGATGATCGCGGGGTCACTGATGCTGTCGGTGATTCAAGCAACGCCGGCCAGCGCAGCTTGTGGCGGCAACATCTTGACGCTCAAGCCGTGGTACGATGGGCTGACCAAGTCGGATTGTAATCTCAAAGCGATCGTCGACAATAACGATAAGCGCGCCCAAAACGACCCGGGTAATTACGCCACGCTCAACGGCTTTATCTGGCGGGCGATACTGAATGTTGTCGAGGATCTGTTGCAGCTGGCGGGCTTTGTGACGGTCGGCTTTGTGATATACGGCGGCTTTTTGTACTTGACGAGCAATGGTGAGCCGGGACAGATGGCCAATGGCATGAAAACGGTGATTAATGCGGCGATCGGCCTAGTGATCGCTATCGCCTCGGTGGCACTGGTGAATGTTGTGGCTGACGGATTGGGGTTGCCACGGTCATGATGCGATTTGTAGCCGGTGTATTGGGGTCGCCAGATTCGCTGGGCATTCCGACGAACAGTGCTTCAGCGGATGCACTGGGTAACATTCTCAATACGGTGTATTTCTTTGCCGGGGCGATCGCGATTTTGATGTTGGTGCTGGCCGGTATCAATTACGCCAATTCGGGCGGCGACACTAACAAGCTTACCAAGGCGAAAAATACCATCCTCGGTACCGTTATCGGCATTATTATCATTCTCTCCGCATTTCTCATAACTAACTTTGTCATCAGTGGCATGAAAGGATCGGCAATATGAAAAAACTCACAGTCATTATCGGTGTGATAGCGGCGCTCGTCGCCCCACTAGTGGTGGCATCAAGTGTATCCGCCCAGAGTGTCGACATTTACGGTGCCTGCTCGGGCTCCAGTGGTGAAGTCTGTAAAAACCGTGGCGCAACGGTGCAGCCGCTGTTTAAGAATCTCATCAATGCTATCTTGCTCATCCTCGGCGCCATTTCTGTCATCATGATCATCATCGGTGGCTTTCAGTATGTGACCTCGGCTGGCGACTCTAACAAGGTCAAGACTGCCAAGTCGACCATCATGTATGCGGTAATCGGTGTTGCTGTAGCGCTTCTATCGTATGCCATTGTTGATTTTGTGTTTGGCAAAATATAAGAAAAAAGGAGAAATGTATGAAACGATATAGAAAAACCCTAGTAGCCGCCGTTTTGTCATTAGCAGTTGCTGTCGTGGCCGTCGTCATGCCGATCGCCCTGCCGTCCGCGTCGGCCCAATTTAAGAGCGGTTTGGATGCAGCTCGAACGGATGAGATGAGCACGAAGCCTATCGGCACCACCATTGGCGAGGTGGTTAATATCTTTCTCTACTTTGTCGGTGCGGTGGCGGTTATTGTTGTGATCTGGGGTGGCTTTCAGTACATTACCTCGTCAGGCGATAGCCAAAAAGCAACCACTGCCAAAAACACCATCATGTACGCGGTGATTGGTATCGTCGTCGTGGTCATGTCGTATGCTATTGTTAACTGGGTCTTTGGCTTGTTTAAGTAGCTAAATGATGATAGAATAACAGCTGAAACCATATCAAATAATAAACGAGGAATAAAGAATGAACAAGTTAAAACTCATTGTTGTCGGCGTTGTGGCCACTCTGGCATTGGCATTTGCAACGGTCCCAATAGCTCATGCAGACTACAACCTGGATAAGGGTATCAGTGACTCAAAGGGTGACCGGGTTGCCGAGAAGGTCGATGATCCACAGCAGCTGGTCAAGGGTATCGTCAACGGTATTCTCTACTTCGTCGGTATCTTGTCAGTGATTATGTTGATCTGGGGCGGTATCCTTTACACGACTTCATCTGGTGACTCGAATAAGGTGACTACTGCCAAAAACACCATCATGTACGCGGTGATTGGTCTGGTGGTGGCGATCTTTGCCTATGCGATCGTTAACTTCGTCCTCACAACATCACGCGGCGTGAGTTCATAAGACGGCTTACTTTACGAGACAAAATTACACCCTCGTTTATGGCGAGGGTGTTTTATTCTGGTTGTCCGGCGGCGTCAAATACGACGACTACGACACCAACGGGTTTGACGAAGGACTACTACAAGACCTGGATCTTCTTGGCACGTTCTTGTTTAATTTTCTCGAAAGTGATGGTGAGCACGCCGTCTTTGAGTTCGGCCTTGACGCCTTCTTCGTTGACCGCGACGGGTAGCGCCAGGGTGCGGCTAAACTCACCCCAGTAGCATTCTTGGATGTGCCAGTTCTTGACGTCGGTCTCGTCACCGCTTGATAGGGTGCCGCTGATCGTGAGGATGCCGTCGGAGATGCTAACGTCTAGGTCGTTACGATCAACACCAGCGGTTCGGGCTTTGATAATAAGTTCGGTTTCTGATTCAAATACATCGACCGCTAGCTGCCCCATCAAATCATCGGCCTCATCCTCCCAGTCATCCTCAGGAGTGGGCGCTGCGGTAGCCGGTGCTGCTGCGGGTGCGGCTGGTTGCGGCGCGTCATTAGCCAGATCATCATTCAAGAAAGCTGCGGTTAGCTCATCTTCGATTAACAAATCGTCGTTTCTGCGTGCCATGTTTCCTCCGCCTTTATAGGCTGATTGACAATATCATCTATTAGTATAACGGTTATGTGCGCTATAATCAAGAGTGAAAGGCGAAAAAGCGAAAAATGCCTATTGATACGTTATTATCATATATCGCGCCGCATTATTGTTATGGTTGCGATGCAACTGGCTCGCTTTTGTGTCGGTTGTGTCTTGCGGCAGAAAAGCGGAGCCGCTATCAGGTCTGTGTGATTTGTGGACAGCCGTGCGCTAATGGCAATGCCTGTCGGCGACATGCCCTGCCCTACGAAGCGCTCGACTGTGTGTTGTGGCGGCGAGGTGCGGTGGCGCGGTTGATTGATGATTATAAGTTCCATCGCGTGCGTGCCGCCAGTGGGGTGTTGGCTAGGATCCTAGACGAATTGCTCCCAGAATACGACGCCTCGACGGTGGTTGTATCGGTGCCGACAGCTCCTGCCAATATTCGTAAGCGCGGCTATGATCATATGTTGCTGGTTGCTCGGCAATTTGCCCGGCGGCGGGGACTGAGGGTCGAGCGACCCTTGGTCAGACAGACGAATGTGACGCAGCATTATGCTCGCTCGGCGGCTGAGCGTCGAAAGCAGGCGCAGCAGTTTTTCCGCATGCGCAGTGCTCGGGCCGATGTTCCCTATCTGATTTTGGATGATATTTTCACCACTGGCTCAACGATTACAGCGGCAGCCCAAACGCTACGAGCGGCTGGTGCGCGGGACATTCGCGTGGGGATTATTGCTCGCCAGGGGAACAATAAAAAGGCTACTGTAAAAACGCCGCCACATCCTAGTCGTGATGATACGAACCGCCCCGAGCGATCTCTTGGGCGCGGTACAGCTGCTCGGCGAGCATGAGCCGTACCAACTGGTGTGGAAACACCAGGCGTGATAGCGACCAAACGATGTCGGCTCGCCGGTGAAGCGTCTCGGTAACGCCATAGGCCCCGCCAATGATAATGACGATGTGCTGATCGGTGTGATCAAGAATGAGCCGCGATAGTTCTGGCGAGCTCAGGTTGCGGCCGCGCTCGTCGAGAAGGATGATGAAATCGTGCGGCTTGAGGCGAGACATCAGGCGCTCTGACTCATCCTGGCGCGCTCTGTCGCCGATTTGGCCGGAATGTGGGATGATGATCATTTCTGCGACAAATGGCGCTCTGAGGCGCTCTAAAAAGCGCTTAATGCCTGGTTCCACCCAGGGCTCGTGCCGCTTGCCGATGGTGAGAATAGTAATTTTCATGTGCGGGCTTTCGGTGGGGCGTTATTATCATGCAAGATGGCTTCGGCGGTTGCCTTGGCGATTTGGTGATGGATATAAGCGGTCGGATGACCGACGTCATCACCCGTGGCTACCACACCAAGACCAAACGTGGCGCAA harbors:
- a CDS encoding Hsp20/alpha crystallin family protein, yielding MARRNDDLLIEDELTAAFLNDDLANDAPQPAAPAAAPATAAPTPEDDWEDEADDLMGQLAVDVFESETELIIKARTAGVDRNDLDVSISDGILTISGTLSSGDETDVKNWHIQECYWGEFSRTLALPVAVNEEGVKAELKDGVLTITFEKIKQERAKKIQVL
- a CDS encoding 23S rRNA (pseudouridine(1915)-N(3))-methyltransferase RlmH gives rise to the protein MKITILTIGKRHEPWVEPGIKRFLERLRAPFVAEMIIIPHSGQIGDRARQDESERLMSRLKPHDFIILLDERGRNLSSPELSRLILDHTDQHIVIIIGGAYGVTETLHRRADIVWSLSRLVFPHQLVRLMLAEQLYRAQEIARGGSYHHD
- a CDS encoding ComF family protein; its protein translation is MPIDTLLSYIAPHYCYGCDATGSLLCRLCLAAEKRSRYQVCVICGQPCANGNACRRHALPYEALDCVLWRRGAVARLIDDYKFHRVRAASGVLARILDELLPEYDASTVVVSVPTAPANIRKRGYDHMLLVARQFARRRGLRVERPLVRQTNVTQHYARSAAERRKQAQQFFRMRSARADVPYLILDDIFTTGSTITAAAQTLRAAGARDIRVGIIARQGNNKKATVKTPPHPSRDDTNRPERSLGRGTAARRA